In one Parageobacillus genomosp. 1 genomic region, the following are encoded:
- the minC gene encoding septum site-determining protein MinC, with product MNVVTKKKQQSYVTIKGTKDGLTLHLDDNCSYDDLLKELEEKLTAGEKIEPDSPLVSVHLKVGNRYLTPKQEEELRTLIRHTKNLVVSSIESNVMTKEEALEWKRKTEIVSVARIVRSGQVLHVQGDLLLIGDVNPGGTVIAGGNIFILGALRGIAHAGYYGNKEAVIAASVMKPTQLRISDVMNRAPDYKTDEGNEMECAYIDEHNQIVVDRLQLLMHLRPNLTRLERRR from the coding sequence GTGAACGTTGTGACGAAAAAAAAACAACAATCATACGTAACGATTAAAGGAACGAAAGATGGGCTAACGTTGCATCTCGATGACAATTGCTCCTATGATGATTTGTTGAAAGAACTCGAAGAAAAGTTAACTGCTGGCGAAAAAATAGAGCCGGACAGTCCGCTCGTTTCTGTTCATCTCAAAGTCGGAAACCGTTATCTGACACCGAAGCAGGAGGAAGAATTGCGCACGTTGATCCGCCACACAAAAAATTTGGTCGTCTCCTCTATTGAAAGCAATGTCATGACAAAGGAAGAGGCGCTCGAGTGGAAACGGAAGACGGAGATCGTGTCTGTTGCGAGAATCGTTCGCTCCGGCCAAGTCTTGCATGTACAAGGAGACCTTTTATTGATCGGCGATGTCAATCCAGGGGGAACGGTGATTGCCGGCGGAAATATTTTTATACTTGGAGCATTGCGCGGCATTGCCCATGCTGGGTATTATGGAAATAAAGAAGCGGTTATTGCTGCATCGGTGATGAAACCAACACAGCTGCGAATCAGTGATGTAATGAATCGGGCTCCCGATTATAAAACGGATGAAGGGAACGAAATGGAGTGCGCCTATATCGATGAACATAACCAAATCGTTGTTGATCGCTTGCAGCTGCTGATGCATTTGCGACCGAATTTGACGCGGTTAGAAAGGAGAAGGTGA
- the rplU gene encoding 50S ribosomal protein L21 yields the protein MYAIIETGGKQIKVEEGQEIYIEKIDAQEGETVTFDKVLLVGGETVKIGNPTVEGATVTAKVQKHGRQKKIIVFKYKAKKNYRRKQGHRQPYTKVVIEKINA from the coding sequence ATGTACGCAATTATTGAAACTGGTGGTAAACAAATTAAAGTAGAAGAAGGGCAAGAAATTTACATTGAGAAAATTGATGCCCAAGAAGGTGAAACGGTAACCTTTGACAAAGTGTTATTGGTCGGCGGCGAAACGGTAAAAATCGGCAATCCTACAGTCGAAGGGGCAACGGTAACTGCGAAAGTGCAAAAACACGGCCGCCAAAAGAAAATTATCGTGTTCAAATATAAGGCGAAAAAGAACTATCGCCGCAAACAAGGCCACCGTCAACCTTATACAAAAGTAGTCATCGAAAAAATTAACGCATAA
- the obgE gene encoding GTPase ObgE, translating into MFVDQVKIYVKGGDGGNGMVAFRREKYVPKGGPAGGDGGKGGDVVFVVDEGLRTLMDFRYQRHFKAARGENGMSKNQHGKNGEDLIVKVPPGTVVIDADTNQVLADLTESGQRFVVAKGGRGGRGNTRFATPANPAPEIAENGEPGEERNVILELKLLADVGLVGFPSVGKSTLLSVVSAAKPKIAEYHFTTLVPNLGVVETDDGRSFVMADLPGLIEGAHQGVGLGHQFLRHIERTRVIVHVIDMAATEGRDPYEDYLVINEELKQYNLRLTERPQIIAANKMDMPNAEENLQKFKEKIGDNVPIFPISAVTRQGVRELLFAIADLLETTPEFPLHEVEEPAVQRVVYKYEKEEPPFTITRGSDGAFILSGEKVEKLFKMTDFSREESIRRFARQLRAMGVDDALRERGAKDGDIVRLLDYEFEFVD; encoded by the coding sequence ATGTTTGTCGACCAAGTGAAAATTTACGTAAAAGGCGGCGACGGCGGCAACGGAATGGTTGCGTTCCGCCGCGAAAAATACGTGCCAAAAGGCGGACCGGCCGGAGGTGATGGCGGAAAAGGCGGAGATGTTGTCTTTGTCGTCGATGAAGGATTAAGGACGCTGATGGATTTCCGCTATCAGCGCCATTTTAAGGCGGCGCGAGGGGAAAACGGCATGTCGAAAAATCAACACGGAAAAAACGGCGAAGATTTGATCGTTAAAGTACCACCGGGGACGGTTGTCATTGATGCCGATACGAATCAAGTGCTAGCCGATTTAACAGAAAGCGGTCAACGCTTTGTCGTCGCAAAAGGCGGACGAGGCGGACGAGGCAATACACGTTTTGCCACGCCGGCAAACCCGGCGCCGGAAATCGCCGAAAATGGGGAGCCGGGAGAAGAACGCAACGTCATTCTTGAATTGAAGCTGCTTGCCGATGTCGGTTTAGTCGGCTTTCCAAGTGTCGGAAAATCAACGCTTCTTTCCGTTGTTTCCGCGGCGAAGCCAAAAATTGCCGAATATCATTTTACTACGCTCGTTCCTAATTTAGGCGTAGTCGAAACAGATGACGGCAGAAGCTTTGTCATGGCCGATCTGCCTGGATTGATTGAAGGCGCCCATCAAGGCGTCGGGTTAGGCCATCAGTTTTTGCGCCATATCGAACGGACGCGCGTCATCGTTCATGTTATTGATATGGCGGCGACGGAAGGGCGGGATCCGTATGAAGATTATTTAGTGATCAACGAGGAGTTAAAACAATACAATTTGCGTCTGACGGAACGCCCGCAAATTATTGCCGCCAATAAAATGGATATGCCGAATGCCGAGGAAAACTTGCAAAAGTTTAAAGAAAAAATCGGGGACAACGTGCCGATTTTTCCAATTTCTGCGGTGACAAGACAAGGGGTGCGCGAACTGCTATTTGCCATCGCCGACCTTTTAGAAACGACGCCGGAATTCCCGCTTCACGAAGTGGAAGAGCCAGCGGTGCAGCGCGTCGTCTACAAGTATGAAAAAGAGGAGCCGCCGTTTACGATTACAAGAGGCAGCGATGGTGCGTTCATTTTATCTGGGGAAAAAGTAGAAAAACTATTTAAAATGACCGACTTTTCAAGGGAAGAATCTATCCGCCGCTTTGCACGGCAACTGCGGGCGATGGGAGTGG
- a CDS encoding ribosomal-processing cysteine protease Prp, which translates to MIKVDIERTKEGKIRAFTMKGHAHFAKRGQDIVCAGASAVSFGTVNAIEVLTKIRLHVTQGENGGYLRCELPEIEDAATAEKVQLLLEAMLVSLQTIERDYGEYIRIIQR; encoded by the coding sequence ATGATCAAAGTAGACATTGAACGCACGAAGGAAGGCAAAATTCGCGCGTTTACGATGAAAGGGCATGCGCATTTTGCCAAACGTGGACAAGATATTGTCTGTGCCGGCGCATCGGCCGTATCATTCGGCACCGTCAACGCGATTGAAGTGCTGACAAAGATTCGGCTGCATGTTACGCAAGGGGAAAACGGCGGCTATCTTCGCTGTGAGCTTCCTGAAATTGAAGATGCAGCGACGGCAGAGAAAGTTCAGCTTCTTCTTGAAGCGATGCTCGTTTCCCTGCAGACGATAGAGCGTGATTACGGAGAATATATTCGCATTATTCAGCGATAG
- the minD gene encoding septum site-determining protein MinD: MGEAIVITSGKGGVGKTTTTANVGTALAILGKRVCLVDTDIGLRNLDVVMGLENRIIYDLVDVVEGRCTVQKALVKDKRFDNHLYLLPAAQTSDKSAVTPEQMKQLIDELKQDYDYVLIDCPAGIEQGYRNAVAGADEAIVVTTPEVSAVRDADRIIGLLESEEHIKPPRLIINRIRSHMVKNGDMLDVDEIVMHLSIDLLGIIADDENVIKASNKGEPIVLDPNSKASIAYRNIAKRILGESVPLQPLEEEQKGLFSKIKKLFGVH; this comes from the coding sequence GTGGGAGAAGCTATCGTCATTACATCCGGAAAAGGCGGCGTCGGAAAGACGACGACAACCGCCAATGTTGGGACGGCGCTCGCTATACTTGGGAAGCGGGTTTGCCTTGTCGATACGGATATCGGGCTGCGCAATCTCGACGTCGTCATGGGGCTCGAGAACCGCATTATTTATGACTTGGTGGACGTTGTCGAAGGGCGCTGCACCGTGCAAAAAGCGCTAGTAAAAGATAAGCGGTTTGACAATCATCTCTATTTATTGCCGGCCGCGCAGACGAGCGATAAGTCCGCCGTTACCCCAGAGCAGATGAAACAGTTGATAGACGAATTAAAACAAGATTACGATTATGTGTTAATCGACTGCCCGGCAGGTATTGAACAAGGCTACCGCAATGCGGTGGCGGGAGCGGATGAAGCGATTGTCGTAACGACTCCGGAAGTATCTGCGGTGCGCGACGCCGACCGCATCATCGGTCTGCTTGAAAGCGAGGAACATATTAAGCCGCCGCGCCTCATCATTAACCGCATTCGCAGCCATATGGTCAAAAACGGCGATATGCTCGATGTGGACGAAATCGTCATGCACTTATCGATTGATTTGTTAGGAATTATTGCCGATGATGAAAACGTCATCAAAGCTTCTAATAAAGGGGAACCGATCGTTTTAGATCCGAACAGCAAAGCATCGATCGCCTACCGAAACATCGCCAAAAGAATTCTCGGCGAATCTGTTCCGCTGCAGCCGTTGGAGGAGGAACAAAAAGGATTATTCTCGAAAATTAAAAAACTATTTGGCGTACATTAA
- a CDS encoding sporulation initiation phosphotransferase B, producing MKKQWRIVDVLRHSRHDWLNKIQLIKGNLALNKIDRVYEIINDIIREMQHETKLTNLKAVQFAELLMTYNWQPRLISLEYEVLGEERDLSLYDEDLTQWSSSFLAFMERQADGQQENHMSISIEVMPQGANIFFDYCGTMQDKNEVRRWLHNHQLPPSIYLDSFDVHTNEMTVLIKIVFS from the coding sequence ATGAAGAAACAATGGAGAATTGTCGATGTATTGCGCCATTCCCGCCACGACTGGCTAAATAAAATTCAGCTCATTAAAGGAAATTTGGCGCTAAATAAAATAGATCGGGTTTATGAAATTATCAATGACATCATTCGTGAGATGCAGCACGAAACAAAGCTGACCAATTTAAAAGCGGTGCAGTTTGCCGAGCTGCTTATGACTTATAACTGGCAGCCGCGGCTTATTTCCTTGGAGTATGAAGTGCTTGGCGAGGAACGTGACTTGTCGCTTTATGATGAAGATTTGACGCAATGGAGCAGCAGCTTTTTAGCGTTTATGGAGAGGCAGGCGGATGGGCAGCAGGAAAATCATATGAGTATTTCCATTGAAGTGATGCCGCAAGGAGCAAACATCTTTTTTGATTATTGCGGGACGATGCAAGATAAAAATGAGGTTAGGCGCTGGCTTCATAACCACCAGCTGCCGCCATCCATTTATCTTGATTCTTTTGACGTACATACGAACGAAATGACCGTACTGATCAAAATTGTATTTAGCTGA
- the rpmA gene encoding 50S ribosomal protein L27, whose protein sequence is MLRLDLQFFASKKGVGSTKNGRDSIAKRLGAKRADGQFVTGGSILYRQRGTKVHPGLNVGRGSDDTLYAKIDGIVRFERLGRDRKKVSVYPVSKEA, encoded by the coding sequence ATGTTAAGACTAGATCTCCAATTTTTTGCTTCGAAAAAAGGGGTAGGTTCGACGAAGAACGGCCGTGACTCCATTGCGAAACGCCTTGGGGCAAAACGCGCTGACGGCCAATTCGTTACTGGCGGTTCGATCCTTTATCGTCAACGCGGCACAAAAGTTCATCCGGGATTGAACGTTGGACGCGGTAGCGATGATACGCTTTACGCAAAAATCGACGGCATCGTTCGTTTTGAACGTCTTGGCCGCGACCGCAAAAAAGTAAGCGTCTATCCTGTCAGCAAAGAAGCATAA
- a CDS encoding peptidoglycan DD-metalloendopeptidase family protein → MNRRVHEIRKRIEKRRKARQHRYEAPRQAVWDLTDEERYGQPVVTYDRYSLEESPHPLFSKEMFVFKTLLSACLVLVTAILFKNPSDSLEPARQFVKNTMEQEFQFAAVSKWYEKQFGEPLAFLEPKQETKTTGKSYAVPASGRVLESFQKNGQGVMIETTSNAKVEAMNEGIVTFAGTKEKLGKTVIIQHADGSESWYGNLSTISVKLYDFVETGKQVGTAMASADDQTKGVFYFAIKQGDHFIDPIQVISFE, encoded by the coding sequence ATGAATCGACGTGTCCACGAAATTCGTAAGCGCATTGAAAAGCGGAGAAAGGCGCGGCAGCACCGCTACGAGGCGCCGCGGCAGGCGGTATGGGACTTGACCGACGAAGAGCGGTACGGCCAGCCCGTCGTGACATATGATCGCTATTCATTAGAAGAGTCACCGCATCCTCTTTTTTCCAAAGAGATGTTTGTTTTTAAAACGCTTCTTTCCGCTTGCCTTGTTTTGGTGACCGCCATTTTATTTAAAAATCCATCTGATTCGTTAGAACCTGCCCGTCAGTTTGTCAAAAACACGATGGAGCAAGAATTTCAATTTGCCGCTGTTTCCAAATGGTATGAAAAGCAGTTCGGCGAGCCGCTTGCCTTTCTGGAGCCAAAACAAGAAACAAAAACAACAGGAAAATCATACGCTGTTCCTGCTTCCGGCCGCGTATTAGAAAGCTTTCAGAAAAACGGTCAAGGCGTGATGATTGAAACGACGAGCAATGCGAAAGTGGAAGCGATGAATGAAGGGATTGTGACATTTGCCGGCACGAAAGAGAAGCTGGGGAAAACGGTGATCATTCAGCACGCAGATGGAAGTGAATCATGGTATGGCAATTTAAGCACGATTTCTGTCAAATTGTATGATTTTGTTGAAACGGGCAAACAAGTCGGGACAGCAATGGCGAGCGCTGACGATCAAACAAAAGGGGTATTTTATTTTGCGATTAAACAAGGAGACCATTTCATTGATCCGATTCAGGTGATTTCCTTTGAATAA
- a CDS encoding M50 family metallopeptidase: MNKYIALLTKIHVHPLLWLFSGIAVITAHFKQLFLLFMIVFIHELGHAVAAAFFSWRIRQILLLPFGGMAEVEEYGNRPFREELIVTLAGPVQHLWLMAAAFFLWKIGFITSEGLGMFAYYNIAILLINLLPIWPLDGGKLAFLLFTYYFPFSEAHQKTVLFSAAALVFFVIGILLIEPKQLDLWIIAAFLMISLHQEWKHHRYIVMRFLLERYYGKRIDYTKLRTIAASEEEKISDVLRKFYRGQKHSVIITRANHERVTLDENELLHAFFAEKQTDAPLSQLIYA; this comes from the coding sequence TTGAATAAGTATATTGCGTTATTAACAAAAATTCATGTGCATCCGCTTTTATGGCTGTTTTCCGGCATTGCTGTCATCACCGCCCATTTCAAGCAATTATTTCTGTTATTTATGATCGTGTTTATCCATGAGCTGGGACACGCTGTTGCCGCTGCTTTTTTTTCTTGGCGGATCAGGCAAATTTTGCTTTTGCCGTTTGGCGGTATGGCGGAAGTCGAGGAATACGGCAACCGGCCGTTTCGTGAAGAACTGATTGTAACGCTCGCCGGTCCGGTACAGCATCTTTGGTTGATGGCTGCTGCGTTTTTTTTATGGAAGATCGGCTTTATCACAAGCGAAGGATTAGGAATGTTCGCCTATTACAACATCGCCATTCTTCTTATTAATTTATTGCCTATTTGGCCGTTGGATGGCGGCAAACTAGCGTTTCTTCTTTTCACTTATTATTTTCCGTTTAGCGAAGCACATCAAAAAACGGTCTTGTTTTCCGCTGCGGCGCTTGTTTTTTTCGTCATCGGCATTTTGTTGATCGAGCCGAAACAGCTCGATTTATGGATCATTGCCGCGTTTTTAATGATATCGTTGCACCAAGAATGGAAGCATCATCGCTATATCGTCATGCGTTTTCTACTCGAGCGCTATTACGGGAAACGGATCGATTATACAAAGTTGCGGACGATTGCCGCTTCAGAAGAAGAGAAGATTTCCGATGTTTTGCGAAAATTTTACCGTGGGCAAAAACATTCCGTCATTATCACGAGAGCGAATCATGAACGGGTGACGTTGGATGAAAACGAGCTTTTGCACGCCTTTTTTGCCGAAAAACAAACCGATGCTCCGCTAAGCCAGCTCATTTATGCGTAA